From a region of the Flavobacterium sediminilitoris genome:
- the porK gene encoding T9SS ring complex lipoprotein PorK/GldK, which yields MKKLVVFTAILSLFISCGKGDRGELVGVKGKRWNPEKPYGMTLVPGGAYIMGKSDDDLAGIQDAPTKTVTVRSFYMDETEVTNSEYRQFVEWVKDSTIRTRLAMLADEVGQTATDGAGGIGDYAFADANVEEMSPYDKYMYENYYSIGTDDDPYAGRKLNKKVKLLNDPQKYPDEYYVEVMDSMYLPESESYNGLKTIDVSKLKFKFREVDWNKAVTKKGRKGLYEENKPVEIYPDTTVWIKDFAYSYNEPMHNDYFWHQAYGEYPVVGVTWNQAKAFCAWRTLYKNAYIKKKKGRDQVNSFRLPTEAEWEYAARGGIESGAFPWGGPYAKNDRGCFMANFKPNRGDYAADGALYTVEAKSYEPNNFNLYNMAGNVSEWTESSYDVTAYEFVSTMNPNVPDRKNQRKVVRGGSWKDVAYFLQVSTRDFEYADSARSYIGFRTVQDYMGTAATATSPK from the coding sequence ATGAAGAAGTTAGTTGTATTTACAGCAATCTTATCATTGTTTATCAGTTGTGGTAAAGGAGATAGAGGTGAATTAGTAGGAGTAAAAGGAAAGAGATGGAATCCTGAGAAACCTTATGGGATGACATTAGTGCCAGGCGGCGCTTACATTATGGGTAAATCAGATGATGATTTAGCTGGTATTCAAGATGCCCCTACAAAAACAGTAACTGTTCGTTCGTTTTATATGGACGAAACGGAAGTCACAAACAGTGAATACCGTCAATTTGTGGAGTGGGTGAAAGACTCAACCATTAGAACTAGACTTGCGATGTTGGCTGACGAAGTTGGTCAAACCGCTACAGACGGAGCTGGTGGAATTGGAGATTATGCATTTGCAGATGCAAATGTGGAAGAAATGTCTCCATATGATAAATATATGTATGAGAATTACTACAGTATCGGTACTGATGATGATCCTTATGCTGGAAGAAAATTGAATAAAAAAGTGAAACTTTTAAATGATCCACAGAAGTATCCAGATGAGTACTATGTTGAAGTTATGGACTCAATGTATCTTCCTGAATCAGAATCATATAATGGGTTAAAAACAATTGATGTTTCTAAGCTTAAATTTAAGTTTAGAGAAGTAGATTGGAATAAAGCTGTAACTAAAAAAGGACGTAAAGGTTTATATGAAGAGAATAAACCAGTAGAAATATATCCTGATACAACAGTTTGGATTAAAGATTTTGCTTACTCATATAATGAGCCAATGCATAATGATTATTTTTGGCATCAAGCTTATGGGGAATATCCTGTAGTTGGTGTTACATGGAATCAAGCAAAAGCTTTTTGTGCATGGAGAACTTTATATAAAAATGCATATATCAAAAAGAAAAAAGGAAGAGATCAAGTAAACTCTTTCCGTTTGCCTACAGAAGCTGAATGGGAATATGCAGCTAGAGGCGGAATTGAGTCAGGAGCTTTCCCTTGGGGTGGTCCTTATGCTAAAAATGATAGAGGATGTTTTATGGCTAACTTTAAGCCAAATAGAGGTGATTACGCAGCTGATGGTGCTTTATATACTGTAGAAGCAAAATCGTACGAGCCAAACAATTTTAATCTTTACAATATGGCTGGAAACGTTTCAGAATGGACAGAATCATCTTATGATGTTACTGCTTATGAATTCGTTTCTACTATGAATCCAAATGTTCCAGATCGTAAAAACCAAAGAAAAGTTGTTCGTGGTGGATCATGGAAAGATGTTGCTTACTTCTTGCAAGTGTCAACTCGTGATTTCGAATATGCTGATTCAGCTAGAAGTTACATCGGATTTAGAACTGTACAAGATTACATGGGAACTGCAGCAACTGCAACAAGTCCTAAATAA
- the porL gene encoding type IX secretion system motor protein PorL/GldL yields MAILSKKMMNFLYGMGAAVVIVGALFKLQHWVFANEMLIIGLLTEAFIFGLSAFEAPEKDLDWSLVYPELAGGEAAGKKKAENPAEAQGLLSQKLDSMLKDAKIDGALMESLGSSIRNFEGAAKSISPTVDSIASQKKYSEEMSQAAAQMEALNSLYKVQLESASRNAEANKEIADNAAKLKEQMQSMTSNIASLNAVYGGMLTAMNTRG; encoded by the coding sequence ATGGCAATTTTAAGTAAAAAAATGATGAACTTCCTTTATGGAATGGGTGCAGCAGTTGTAATTGTTGGAGCTTTATTCAAATTACAACACTGGGTATTTGCAAACGAAATGTTAATTATCGGACTTTTAACGGAAGCGTTTATTTTCGGTTTATCAGCATTTGAAGCACCTGAAAAAGACTTAGATTGGTCTTTAGTTTATCCTGAATTAGCTGGTGGCGAAGCTGCTGGAAAAAAGAAAGCAGAAAATCCTGCTGAAGCTCAAGGATTATTGTCTCAAAAATTAGATAGCATGTTAAAAGATGCTAAAATTGATGGAGCATTAATGGAAAGCTTAGGAAGTAGTATTAGAAACTTTGAAGGAGCTGCAAAAAGCATTTCTCCTACAGTAGATTCTATCGCTTCTCAAAAGAAATATTCTGAAGAAATGTCTCAAGCTGCTGCTCAAATGGAAGCATTAAATAGCTTATATAAAGTACAATTAGAAAGCGCTTCTAGAAATGCTGAAGCAAATAAAGAAATTGCTGATAATGCAGCTAAATTAAAAGAACAAATGCAATCTATGACATCAAACATTGCATCTTTAAATGCTGTTTATGGAGGTATGTTAACTGCTATGAATACAAGAGGATAA
- the porM gene encoding type IX secretion system motor protein PorM/GldM, whose translation MAGGKLTPRQKMINLMYLVFIAMLALNMSKEVLTAFGLMNEKFTSSNESATQSNEKLLSVLDQKASEDASKFAGPNKMANEVSKISNDFYAYLETLKKDINSKFEVDPKTGNLPFEAMDKSTIDEEWFKGDGYSPKGTEIVAKFEAYINSMKKVFGSDVKYQPIIKEIENKFSTKDVKDREGVKKKYLDYHFKGFPAIATVSKLTALQNDVKSTETGAYNVFLGNTFKEAASMKNYQGIVILDKSAFFAGEAVKGKIVLGKYDNKTVPSSVVVNGTELDLATAMENGAANFSIPSGNIGEHKIEGKFTFMEDGKPVPVDITGNYVVVPKPNSATISADKMNVVYRGVVNPMTISFAGISDDKVSASAPGLSKGSGVGKYNMSPGQGREVTINVTGKLPDGTPVSDKKTFRIKGIPGPLGTVRGEYAATGAKSNLEVCTVGAKLEDFDFEVGLNVTGFTIKVPGQPTVKVSGNRMDGRAKAAIAKAQRGDMVIINNIETSLVGASGYKLPKTAPCTYEIK comes from the coding sequence ATGGCAGGAGGAAAATTAACCCCTAGACAGAAGATGATTAACCTAATGTATTTGGTTTTCATCGCAATGTTGGCATTGAATATGTCAAAAGAAGTATTAACAGCATTTGGATTAATGAATGAAAAATTCACTTCTTCTAATGAATCAGCAACACAGTCTAATGAGAAATTATTATCTGTTCTTGATCAAAAGGCAAGTGAAGATGCTTCGAAATTTGCTGGTCCAAATAAGATGGCAAATGAAGTTTCTAAAATTTCAAATGATTTCTATGCATATCTTGAAACTTTAAAAAAAGATATAAATAGTAAATTTGAAGTTGATCCAAAAACAGGAAATCTTCCTTTTGAGGCAATGGATAAAAGTACAATTGATGAAGAGTGGTTTAAAGGTGATGGTTATTCTCCAAAAGGGACTGAAATTGTAGCTAAATTTGAAGCTTATATTAATTCAATGAAAAAAGTTTTTGGTTCTGATGTTAAGTATCAACCAATAATCAAAGAAATTGAGAATAAGTTTTCTACAAAAGATGTAAAAGATAGAGAAGGTGTTAAGAAAAAATATTTAGATTATCATTTTAAAGGTTTTCCTGCAATCGCTACAGTTTCAAAATTAACTGCATTACAGAATGATGTTAAGTCAACTGAAACAGGAGCTTATAATGTGTTTCTTGGAAATACTTTTAAAGAAGCTGCTTCTATGAAGAATTATCAAGGTATTGTTATCTTAGATAAAAGTGCATTTTTTGCAGGTGAAGCTGTAAAAGGTAAAATTGTATTAGGTAAATATGATAACAAAACAGTACCTTCTTCAGTTGTTGTTAATGGAACTGAATTAGATTTAGCTACTGCAATGGAAAATGGAGCTGCTAATTTTAGTATTCCTTCTGGGAATATTGGTGAACATAAAATTGAAGGTAAATTCACTTTCATGGAAGATGGTAAGCCAGTACCTGTTGATATTACTGGAAATTATGTAGTTGTTCCAAAACCAAACTCAGCTACAATTTCTGCAGATAAAATGAATGTTGTTTATCGTGGTGTTGTTAACCCAATGACAATTTCTTTTGCAGGAATTTCAGATGATAAAGTTTCAGCTTCTGCTCCTGGTTTATCAAAAGGTTCAGGTGTTGGAAAATATAATATGAGTCCAGGTCAAGGAAGAGAAGTTACTATCAATGTTACAGGAAAGTTACCTGATGGAACTCCAGTTTCAGATAAGAAAACTTTTCGTATTAAAGGTATTCCAGGTCCTTTAGGAACTGTTAGAGGTGAATATGCAGCTACAGGTGCTAAAAGTAATCTTGAAGTATGTACTGTAGGAGCAAAATTAGAAGATTTTGATTTTGAAGTTGGTCTAAATGTTACTGGATTTACAATTAAAGTTCCAGGTCAGCCAACAGTTAAAGTTTCTGGAAATAGAATGGACGGTAGAGCAAAAGCTGCTATCGCAAAAGCACAACGTGGAGATATGGTTATTATTAACAATATTGAAACAAGTTTAGTTGGCGCAAGTGGGTATAAATTACCTAAAACGGCTCCATGTACGTATGAAATAAAATAA
- the porN gene encoding type IX secretion system ring subunit PorN/GldN — protein MNWRKLILVVALGLGSTYTFAQSNLLNAKTPDQIGEKTEAELIADNDKPLPYGYVMDRDILMGKRVWEYIDLDERVNFPLYFPVEGDVMSTKERQPLYNVLINGIKDGRITEVYSDSYFQDKKTLSDIESSLVLIDTSDVGREYYNAGEAIPEEYITKTLIEAYHVDAYKTVGYWYFDKRQGELKYRMLGICPVVPDVYTMNSEEKDYIELFWVYFPASRDVLHEAKSFNNKNSAMPFSFDHLLNSRRFTSVIYLEENVYGDRKIKDYMKENAQMQLLESERVKDKIRDFEQDMWNY, from the coding sequence ATGAATTGGAGAAAACTTATATTAGTAGTTGCATTAGGTTTAGGTTCAACTTATACTTTTGCACAGTCTAATCTTTTAAACGCAAAAACTCCTGATCAAATAGGAGAAAAAACAGAAGCTGAATTAATAGCTGATAATGATAAACCTCTTCCTTACGGATATGTTATGGATAGGGATATCCTTATGGGGAAACGTGTATGGGAATATATCGATTTAGATGAAAGAGTTAATTTTCCTTTATATTTTCCTGTAGAAGGAGATGTTATGTCAACTAAAGAGAGACAACCTCTTTATAACGTTTTAATTAATGGTATAAAAGATGGTAGAATTACTGAAGTTTATAGTGATAGTTATTTTCAAGATAAGAAAACGCTTTCAGACATAGAATCTTCTTTAGTTTTAATCGATACTTCTGATGTTGGTAGAGAGTATTATAACGCAGGTGAAGCAATTCCTGAAGAGTATATTACAAAAACACTTATTGAAGCGTATCATGTTGATGCATATAAAACTGTAGGATATTGGTATTTTGATAAACGTCAAGGTGAATTGAAATATCGTATGTTAGGAATTTGTCCTGTTGTACCAGATGTGTACACAATGAATTCTGAAGAAAAAGATTATATTGAATTATTTTGGGTATATTTCCCTGCTTCAAGAGATGTCTTACACGAAGCAAAATCTTTTAACAATAAGAATTCTGCAATGCCATTTTCTTTTGATCATTTGCTAAATTCAAGAAGATTTACAAGTGTTATTTATCTTGAAGAAAATGTTTACGGAGATCGTAAGATTAAAGATTACATGAAAGAAAATGCACAAATGCAATTGTTAGAGTCAGAGCGTGTTAAAGATAAAATACGCGATTTTGAACAAGATATGTGGAATTATTAA
- a CDS encoding NAD(P)/FAD-dependent oxidoreductase produces the protein MIDLDYIIVGSGIAGVCFSEFALKNEKKIVVFENESQPSSRVAAGLYNPVVLKRFSEVWKAKEQLELAMLFYTKIEQNLSAKINFKVPIYRKLASIEEQNNWFQAADKPNLSSFLSTSILSNSFQYVNAPLGYGEVLNTGYVDIKLLVSRYAAFLEEKRILIKESFDYSKIKFLDNEVVYNQYKTKHIIFAEGFGMHSNPFFNELPLDGTKGELLLIKAKDLKVDVTIKSSVFILPIGNDFYKVGATYDWVDKTNLPTKEGKDELIEKLEEVINCEYEIIEHLAGVRPTVKDRRPLVGTHFENKNLHVLNGLGTRGVMLGPFLAKQLFDNIENNKPLEKEIDVDRFYKKRG, from the coding sequence ATGATAGACTTAGATTATATTATTGTTGGTTCAGGAATAGCAGGAGTTTGTTTCTCAGAATTTGCATTAAAGAATGAGAAAAAAATTGTGGTATTTGAAAATGAATCTCAGCCTTCTTCTAGAGTTGCTGCTGGATTGTACAATCCAGTTGTCTTAAAGAGATTTAGTGAAGTTTGGAAAGCCAAAGAACAGTTAGAATTAGCTATGCTGTTCTATACTAAAATTGAACAAAACCTTTCAGCTAAAATAAATTTTAAGGTTCCAATATATAGAAAGTTAGCATCTATTGAAGAACAGAATAATTGGTTTCAAGCTGCTGATAAACCTAATTTATCTTCATTTTTATCTACCTCTATATTATCTAATTCGTTTCAATATGTTAATGCTCCTCTTGGTTATGGAGAAGTTCTTAATACAGGATATGTAGATATTAAATTATTAGTTTCTAGATATGCTGCTTTTTTAGAAGAAAAAAGAATACTTATCAAGGAATCATTTGATTATTCTAAAATTAAGTTTTTAGATAATGAAGTAGTATACAATCAGTATAAAACAAAACATATTATTTTTGCTGAAGGCTTTGGTATGCATTCAAATCCATTTTTTAATGAATTGCCATTAGATGGTACGAAGGGAGAACTTTTGTTGATTAAAGCAAAAGATTTGAAAGTTGATGTAACTATAAAATCAAGTGTTTTTATTTTGCCAATAGGGAATGATTTTTATAAGGTTGGGGCTACTTATGATTGGGTGGATAAAACGAATCTTCCAACCAAAGAAGGTAAAGATGAGCTTATTGAAAAATTAGAAGAAGTTATTAATTGTGAGTATGAAATTATTGAGCATTTAGCAGGTGTTCGTCCTACAGTCAAAGATAGAAGGCCATTAGTAGGAACTCATTTTGAAAACAAAAACCTTCATGTTTTAAATGGTTTAGGGACAAGAGGTGTTATGCTAGGACCATTTTTGGCAAAGCAACTTTTTGATAACATTGAAAATAATAAGCCATTAGAGAAAGAAATAGACGTAGATCGCTTTTATAAAAAAAGGGGTTAA
- a CDS encoding DUF983 domain-containing protein, whose product MLKKGLKLNSILTGSCPKCHEESMYEDKNPYNLSNIYKMHEKCSHCNTKYKIEPSFFYGAMYVSYGLGIAFSVAAFIISYLFFGTGLKTSFIVIIITLIVFMPIIMRLSRNIWINIFIHYDKDWKKK is encoded by the coding sequence ATGTTAAAAAAAGGATTGAAACTAAATAGTATTTTAACAGGAAGTTGTCCAAAATGTCATGAAGAAAGCATGTATGAAGACAAAAATCCTTATAATTTATCGAATATTTACAAAATGCATGAAAAATGCAGTCATTGTAACACCAAATATAAAATTGAACCTTCCTTTTTTTATGGTGCAATGTATGTGAGTTACGGACTTGGTATTGCTTTTTCTGTTGCTGCTTTTATTATTTCGTATTTATTCTTTGGAACAGGTTTAAAAACTTCATTTATTGTAATCATTATTACTCTAATTGTTTTCATGCCTATTATAATGAGACTATCTAGAAATATTTGGATAAATATTTTTATACATTATGATAAAGATTGGAAAAAGAAATAA
- a CDS encoding ABC-F family ATP-binding cassette domain-containing protein, with translation MLNIHNLSVSFGGTYLFEEVTFRLGSGDRVGLVGKNGAGKSTMLKILAGDFKPDSGVIATEKEVRMGFLRQDIDFEEGRTVLEEAYQAFEDIKRAELRIDEINHQLGTRTDYESESYSALIEELSDVTHHYEVLGGYNYVGNTEKILLGLGFKREDFGNLTNTFSGGWRMRIELAKLLLQSNDILLLDEPTNHLDIESIIWLEGFLRNFQGVVVIVSHDKMFLDNVTNRTIEISLGKAYDFNKPYSQYLVLREEIREKQLATQKNQAKKIEETEKLIEKFRAKASKASMAQSLIKKLDKVERIEVDEDDNSVMNISFPVSQVPGRVVIEAEHVTKAYGHKTILKDISLLVERGSKIAFVGQNGQGKSTFIKAIVNEFEYQGSIKLGHNVQVGYFAQNQAEYLDGEKTLLDTMLEAALDSNRSKVRDMLGSFLFRGDDVEKKVKVLSGGERNRLALCKLLLQPINVLLMDEPTNHLDIKSKNVLKAALNKYEGTLLLVSHDRDFLQGLANVTYEFKDQKIKEYLGDINFFLEQRNANDMRAIEKKDVEPNKKDSAIIEKKNLSYEEQKKQKSLQNKLSKIESQIQELEKGIQKDDKELASNYDKLIENASFFTAYEKKKKELDQLLEDWEVVQEEIDGLS, from the coding sequence ATGCTAAATATACATAATTTATCGGTTTCTTTTGGTGGTACTTATCTTTTTGAAGAAGTAACATTTCGTTTAGGTTCAGGAGACAGAGTTGGACTTGTTGGTAAAAATGGTGCAGGAAAATCAACTATGCTAAAAATTTTAGCTGGTGATTTTAAACCAGATTCAGGTGTAATTGCAACAGAAAAAGAAGTAAGAATGGGATTTCTTCGTCAAGATATTGATTTTGAAGAAGGAAGAACAGTTTTGGAAGAAGCTTATCAAGCTTTTGAAGATATTAAAAGAGCTGAGCTTAGAATAGATGAAATTAATCATCAATTAGGCACAAGAACAGATTATGAAAGTGAAAGCTATTCTGCTTTAATAGAAGAATTAAGCGATGTAACGCATCATTATGAAGTATTAGGAGGTTATAATTACGTAGGTAATACTGAAAAAATATTATTAGGGCTTGGTTTTAAAAGAGAAGATTTTGGTAATTTAACTAATACATTTTCTGGTGGATGGAGAATGCGTATTGAATTAGCTAAATTGTTGTTACAGTCTAATGATATTCTACTTTTAGATGAGCCTACAAATCACTTGGATATCGAAAGTATCATTTGGTTAGAAGGATTTTTAAGAAATTTTCAAGGTGTTGTAGTTATTGTTTCGCATGATAAAATGTTTTTGGATAATGTTACTAATAGAACAATTGAAATTTCACTAGGTAAAGCATATGACTTCAATAAGCCGTATTCACAATATTTGGTTTTAAGAGAAGAAATTAGAGAAAAACAATTAGCCACTCAGAAAAATCAAGCTAAAAAAATTGAAGAAACAGAAAAGTTAATTGAAAAATTCAGAGCTAAAGCATCTAAAGCTTCAATGGCACAATCTTTAATTAAAAAATTAGATAAAGTAGAACGCATTGAAGTTGATGAAGATGATAATTCGGTTATGAATATTTCATTTCCAGTTTCTCAAGTTCCAGGAAGAGTTGTAATAGAAGCTGAACATGTAACTAAAGCTTATGGTCATAAAACTATTTTAAAAGATATTTCACTTTTAGTAGAAAGAGGAAGTAAAATAGCATTTGTAGGTCAAAACGGTCAAGGAAAATCAACATTTATAAAAGCAATAGTAAACGAATTTGAATATCAAGGATCAATAAAATTAGGCCACAATGTTCAAGTTGGATATTTTGCGCAAAATCAAGCGGAATATTTAGACGGTGAAAAAACATTGCTAGATACAATGCTTGAAGCAGCATTAGATTCAAATAGGTCAAAAGTTCGTGATATGTTAGGATCTTTTTTGTTTAGAGGAGATGATGTGGAGAAAAAGGTTAAAGTGCTTTCAGGAGGAGAAAGAAACCGTTTAGCGCTATGTAAATTGCTTTTACAGCCTATAAATGTGCTTTTAATGGATGAGCCAACAAATCACTTAGATATTAAATCTAAGAACGTTTTAAAGGCTGCTTTAAATAAATATGAAGGAACTTTGCTTTTAGTTTCGCATGATAGAGATTTTCTACAAGGTTTGGCGAATGTTACTTATGAATTTAAAGACCAAAAAATAAAAGAATATTTAGGTGATATTAATTTCTTTTTAGAACAGCGAAATGCTAATGATATGCGAGCTATTGAAAAGAAAGATGTTGAACCAAATAAAAAAGATTCTGCAATAATAGAGAAGAAAAATTTATCTTATGAAGAGCAAAAAAAGCAGAAATCACTTCAAAATAAATTAAGTAAAATTGAAAGCCAAATTCAAGAGTTAGAGAAAGGTATTCAAAAAGATGATAAAGAATTAGCATCTAACTATGACAAATTGATTGAAAATGCTTCATTTTTTACAGCTTATGAAAAGAAAAAGAAAGAATTAGATCAGCTACTTGAAGATTGGGAGGTAGTACAAGAAGAAATAGATGGTTTAAGCTAG
- a CDS encoding GNAT family N-acetyltransferase: MENISFNIYTEVSTLPSNWDIVSSSNHFLQKPYLQVLQNAAPLNMECFYIGVFENSELIGVSIAQYLNVNKLESFGERDNYLKTYIRNFIFKNFCSHVLFLGNNMITGENSFTFKKQVETKLISKILIDCTEYLIHYFKKKKTKIHIVTYKDFYKDFTQDLKKFDFKSIYEFNTQPNMIFNLPKEWENKENYIGSFTKKYRDQYKRAHKKIEKINTQELSLEEIIIHEERIYSLYYHVALNAPFNTFFLSKNHFSYFKKQCGNRFKLFGYFKDDLLVGFHTVLLNEETLETYFLGYDETFQKEHMLYLNMLYNMTEFGIENNFKKIVFGRTALEIKSSIGAKPVVMTGFIYHTNKIINKLMPKIFSKLEPEITWQQRHPFK, encoded by the coding sequence TTGGAAAACATATCATTTAATATATATACTGAAGTTTCTACTCTTCCAAGCAACTGGGACATTGTTTCTTCATCAAATCATTTCTTACAAAAACCTTACTTACAGGTTCTTCAGAATGCAGCACCATTAAATATGGAATGCTTTTACATTGGCGTTTTTGAAAATTCTGAATTAATAGGAGTTTCAATTGCTCAGTATTTAAATGTAAATAAACTTGAATCGTTTGGAGAAAGAGATAATTATTTAAAAACGTATATAAGGAATTTTATTTTTAAGAATTTCTGTTCTCATGTTCTCTTTTTAGGAAATAATATGATAACTGGTGAAAATAGTTTTACTTTCAAAAAGCAAGTTGAAACTAAATTAATCAGTAAAATATTAATAGATTGCACTGAGTATCTAATTCATTATTTTAAAAAGAAAAAAACAAAAATTCACATTGTAACATATAAAGATTTTTATAAGGATTTTACTCAAGATTTGAAAAAATTTGATTTTAAATCGATTTATGAATTTAACACTCAACCTAATATGATTTTCAATTTACCCAAAGAATGGGAAAATAAAGAAAATTACATTGGTTCGTTTACCAAAAAATATCGCGATCAGTATAAAAGAGCACATAAAAAAATTGAAAAAATAAATACACAAGAGTTATCTTTAGAAGAAATTATTATACATGAAGAAAGAATATACAGTTTATATTATCATGTGGCTTTAAATGCTCCCTTTAATACTTTTTTCCTTTCTAAAAATCACTTTTCTTATTTTAAAAAACAATGTGGGAATCGTTTTAAACTTTTCGGATATTTTAAAGATGATCTTTTAGTTGGTTTTCATACTGTTTTATTAAATGAAGAAACTCTCGAGACTTATTTTTTAGGCTATGATGAGACATTTCAAAAGGAGCATATGCTATACTTAAATATGTTATACAACATGACAGAATTTGGTATAGAAAATAATTTCAAAAAGATTGTTTTTGGAAGAACAGCACTCGAAATAAAAAGCTCAATAGGCGCTAAACCAGTAGTAATGACTGGTTTTATTTATCATACTAATAAAATTATCAATAAATTAATGCCTAAAATATTTAGCAAGCTAGAACCTGAAATCACTTGGCAACAAAGACATCCATTTAAATAA
- a CDS encoding DUF1761 domain-containing protein: protein MNFLAILVAALSTFALGAIWYNPKVFGTIWMKESGITEEQAKKGNMIKIFGFAFLFAFLIAFLMPTIVIHETGVIQAAGGNENDPLVIEFLKTHAGKFRSFKHGVLHGTILGIFIALPILGTNALFEQRSWKYIFVNAGYWIVSLAIMGGIICAWK from the coding sequence ATGAATTTTTTAGCAATTTTAGTAGCTGCTTTAAGCACTTTTGCACTAGGTGCAATTTGGTATAATCCAAAAGTATTTGGAACTATTTGGATGAAAGAATCTGGAATAACTGAAGAACAAGCAAAAAAAGGAAATATGATTAAAATTTTTGGTTTTGCCTTTTTATTTGCTTTTCTAATTGCCTTTTTAATGCCTACAATTGTTATACATGAAACAGGTGTTATTCAGGCGGCAGGAGGAAATGAAAATGATCCTTTAGTAATTGAATTTTTAAAAACTCATGCTGGAAAGTTTAGATCTTTTAAACATGGTGTTTTACATGGTACAATTTTAGGTATTTTTATTGCTTTACCTATTTTAGGAACTAATGCTTTGTTTGAACAACGTTCATGGAAATATATTTTTGTTAATGCTGGATATTGGATTGTTAGTCTTGCAATAATGGGTGGTATTATTTGCGCATGGAAATAA
- a CDS encoding sensor histidine kinase, whose product MEGTNQIDTLIFIGTGLITLLVLIVLFLAVFYQTHVMKMKRKEAELLLKTSLESEKLERKRIAADIHDGVSGDLNAIRNFLSVLYKSEKDDEKKALFEEIKIGVEAALENTRLVSYKLMPPLLESAGFIVAIQDYFDRINKKTSACFFIHSEVSFFEMSNEVSYELFRVIQEFTTNMIKYGDITKCNVELNLIDDFYNLIITEDGKPYDFKTLYTTSKGTGLKNISSRLKVIEASLKQSSVSTGNQFLISIKKK is encoded by the coding sequence TTGGAAGGCACAAATCAAATCGATACATTAATATTTATAGGCACAGGATTAATTACATTATTAGTTCTAATTGTTTTATTTTTAGCGGTTTTCTATCAAACACATGTTATGAAAATGAAACGAAAAGAGGCTGAGTTATTACTTAAAACTTCATTAGAATCCGAAAAATTAGAACGAAAGAGAATTGCAGCAGATATTCATGATGGAGTTTCAGGTGATTTAAATGCAATTCGTAACTTTCTATCTGTTCTGTATAAAAGCGAGAAAGATGATGAAAAGAAAGCATTGTTTGAAGAAATTAAGATAGGAGTAGAAGCCGCTTTAGAAAACACACGATTAGTTTCATATAAATTAATGCCTCCGTTGTTAGAATCAGCAGGATTTATTGTTGCAATTCAAGATTATTTTGATAGAATAAATAAAAAAACAAGTGCTTGTTTCTTTATACATTCTGAAGTAAGTTTTTTTGAAATGTCTAATGAAGTATCATATGAACTTTTTAGAGTTATACAAGAGTTTACAACAAATATGATTAAATATGGAGATATTACAAAATGTAATGTTGAACTAAATTTAATAGATGATTTTTATAACCTTATAATTACAGAAGATGGTAAGCCTTATGATTTCAAAACACTTTATACTACTTCAAAAGGAACAGGATTAAAGAATATAAGTTCAAGGCTTAAAGTTATTGAGGCTAGTTTAAAACAGAGTAGTGTGAGTACAGGGAATCAATTTTTAATTTCCATAAAAAAGAAATAA